In Neoarius graeffei isolate fNeoGra1 chromosome 9, fNeoGra1.pri, whole genome shotgun sequence, one genomic interval encodes:
- the acp6 gene encoding lysophosphatidic acid phosphatase type 6, with product MLARMGVMTTTVIGSAVFWAQQKNTEPVQANLDLTNTPRSDHSSSPYELKLVQVLFRHGARTPLKSIPDVLEALWVPDLLEVPDHTKIDYVVTDLQGGPRPHSPVEDSYRAKTLAGGTYPGQLTTVGMQQLYDLGLSLRRRYIQDTGFLRPYFSNKEVYIRSTNIVRTIESAKCLVAGLFQQQQTEIVPIFTEEAEKEILYPNYHGCKLLKLLSGSRWSESSTLPDVASDLQSIQSVLGVRPHQHLDFILIRDDMVARETHRLPSPPALESWRDKVEQRAVDMIWHIYDPSNRENLQLCVGPVLHTLLTNMETKIQGKASDSDRKLFLYSVHDTTLMPCLMALGVFDMRWPPYAADITLELYQHQHNKQHYVKISYIGQDQKIPGCSDVYCPLREFKQALSVYALPEENYNALCNRITDIPTR from the exons ATGTTGGCCCGCATGGGTGTTATGACAACAACAGTTATAGGCTCTGCAGTGTTCTGGGCACAGCAGAAAAACACTGAGCCTGTACAAGCAAACTTGGATTTGACCAATACTCCTCGTTCTGACCATTCCTCATCTCCATATGAGCTGAAACTTGTTCAGGTGTTGTTTAGACATGGGGCGAGAACACCACTGAAGTCTATACCGGATGTTTTGGAG GCACTCTGGGTTCCTGACCTTCTAGAGGTTCCAGATCACACCAAGATTGACTATGTAGTTACAGACCTACAGGGAGGCCCAAGACCCCactctcctgtggaggacagctacAGAGCCAAAACACTGGCG GGTGGCACATATCCGGGTCAGCTGACCACAGTGGGCATGCAACAGCTGTATGACCTAGGACTAAGTCTGAGGAGGAGATATATTCAGGACACAGGCTTCCTTCGTCCATACTTCAGCAATAAAGAAGTTTA CATTCGTTCAACAAACATTGTCCGCACCATCGAATCAGCCAAGTGTCTGGTAGCAGGGTTGTTCCAGCAGCAACAGACAG AGATTGTGCCTATTTTCacagaagaagcagaaaaagagaTCCTCTACCCAAACTACCATGGATGCAAACTTCTCAAACTGCTCAGTGG TTCTCGTTGGTCAGAATCATCCACGTTACCAGACGTTGCTTCGGATCTACAGAGCATTCAGAGTGTGTTGGGCGTGAGGCCTCATCAGCATCTCGACTTCATCCTCATTAGAGATGACATGGTGGCCAGAGAG ACTCACAGGCTGCCGTCTCCTCCAGCGCTCGAAAGCTGGAGAGATAAAGTAGAGCAGAGAGCTGTGGATATGATCTGGCACATCTACGACCCCAGTAACAG GGAGAATCTACAGCTGTGTGTGGGTCCTGTCCTTCACACTCTTCTTACGAACATGGAGACCAAAATCCAGGGTAAAGCCTCTGATTCAGACAG GAAACTGTTTCTGTACTCGGTGCATGACACGACGCTAATGCCGTGCTTGATGGCACTGGGTGTGTTTGATATGAGATGGCCTCCGTATGCAGCTGACATCACGCTTGAGCTGTACCAACACCAGCACAACAAGCAGCACTATGTCAAAATATCCTACATCGGTCAG GATCAGAAGATCCCTGGCTGTAGTGATGTCTACTGTCCTCTGAGAGAGTTTAAGCAGGCTCTCTCCGTGTACGCCCTGCCTGAGGAGAACTACAACGCCCTCTGCAACCGCATAACAGATATCCCCACACGCTGA